One region of Jatrophihabitans sp. genomic DNA includes:
- a CDS encoding amino acid adenylation domain-containing protein, with protein MRLHKYVIDSAQRRPDSLAVASGGSQLSYGQLDGRANGLATRLIAAGLRPGDRVVLYSDKSPDTVVAMQAVLRTGAAYVPVDSSTPVLRAATIVADCAPRVVLCDAEPASELAEAARMVGATVVPLVSDSDARPCEPVDALSDPHDLAYILYTSGSTGTPKGVCVSHRNAMSFVDWAVQELGATPEDRFSNHAPFGFDLSVLDLYGAFAAGASVHLIPKALAYAPTELVRFLNESQISVWYSVPSALILMMTEGSLLQQPAPAQLRAVLFAGEPFPITFVRELASWSSARLLNLYGPTETNVCTFHEVRPADLLRDRPVPIGRSCSGDTVELLDDNGKPAQPGGEGEVVVSGPTVMLGYWGQPPAPRDYRTGDRAVLCADGALDYVGRRDHMVKVRGHRIELGDIESALDAHPGVERSAVVVAGEGLAATLVAFVVPVTDANPGLVSIKAHLASLLPTSMNVDVVHRVQALPRSDNGKIERRALLDMHLQRHQNRRDAAARQRLLSHPEPALAEVTGKERS; from the coding sequence CGTCATCGACTCCGCCCAGCGCCGACCCGACAGCCTGGCCGTCGCATCGGGCGGCAGCCAGCTGAGCTACGGCCAGCTGGATGGCCGGGCCAACGGGCTGGCCACCCGGTTGATCGCGGCCGGTCTGCGGCCGGGCGACCGGGTGGTGCTGTACTCCGACAAGTCACCGGACACCGTCGTGGCGATGCAGGCCGTGCTGCGGACCGGCGCGGCCTACGTGCCGGTGGACTCGAGCACTCCCGTGCTGCGGGCCGCGACCATCGTGGCAGACTGCGCGCCGCGTGTGGTGCTGTGTGACGCCGAACCCGCCTCCGAGCTGGCTGAGGCCGCCCGCATGGTGGGCGCCACTGTGGTGCCGCTGGTGTCAGACAGCGACGCGCGGCCGTGCGAGCCGGTCGACGCGCTCTCCGATCCTCACGATCTTGCCTACATCCTTTACACCTCAGGCTCGACAGGAACGCCCAAGGGGGTCTGCGTCAGCCACCGCAACGCGATGAGCTTTGTGGACTGGGCAGTTCAGGAACTGGGAGCGACACCGGAGGACCGGTTCTCCAATCACGCGCCGTTCGGGTTCGACCTGTCCGTCCTCGACCTGTACGGCGCCTTCGCAGCCGGCGCGTCCGTGCACCTGATACCGAAGGCGCTTGCCTACGCGCCCACTGAACTGGTCCGGTTCCTGAACGAGAGCCAGATCAGCGTGTGGTACTCGGTTCCCTCAGCGCTCATCCTGATGATGACCGAGGGCAGCCTGCTCCAGCAGCCGGCGCCCGCCCAGCTTCGGGCGGTGCTCTTCGCGGGTGAGCCGTTTCCGATCACGTTCGTGCGGGAGCTCGCCTCCTGGAGTTCGGCGAGACTGCTCAATCTCTACGGCCCGACCGAGACCAACGTCTGCACCTTCCACGAGGTTCGACCGGCAGATCTCCTACGCGACCGGCCGGTTCCGATCGGTCGCAGCTGTAGCGGCGACACGGTCGAACTGCTCGATGACAACGGCAAACCAGCTCAGCCGGGCGGCGAGGGCGAGGTCGTGGTCAGCGGGCCGACGGTCATGCTCGGGTACTGGGGGCAGCCACCGGCGCCGCGCGACTACCGTACCGGCGACCGGGCCGTCCTGTGCGCTGACGGGGCACTGGATTATGTCGGGCGGCGCGACCACATGGTCAAGGTGCGTGGCCACCGGATCGAACTCGGTGACATCGAATCGGCGCTGGACGCTCATCCGGGCGTCGAACGGTCGGCCGTCGTCGTCGCTGGAGAAGGATTGGCAGCCACGCTCGTGGCCTTCGTCGTTCCGGTCACCGACGCCAACCCCGGCCTGGTGAGCATCAAGGCTCACCTGGCCTCATTGCTGCCGACGTCGATGAATGTCGACGTGGTGCACCGAGTGCAGGCATTGCCACGTTCTGACAACGGCAAGATCGAACGCCGCGCACTGCTGGACATGCACCTCCAACGGCATCAGAACCGGCGTGATGCCGCCGCCAGGCAACGACTGCTCAGCCACCCGGAGCCGGCATTGGCCGAGGTGACAGGAAAGGAACGATCGTGA